The Aliiroseovarius pelagivivens genome contains a region encoding:
- a CDS encoding NADH-quinone oxidoreductase subunit M — protein MNNLLSIITFLPLVAAVILALFLRGDDEAAGRNAKYLALAATVATFLFSLLVLIGFDSADTGFQFVEEGEWIMGLKYKMGVDGISVLFVMLTTFMMPLTIWASWGVTSRVKEYMIAFLLLETLMLGVFMALDLVLFYLFFEAGLIPMFLIIGIWGGKERIYASFKFFLYTFLGSVLMLVAMIYMFVDAGTTDIPTLMNHSFGSEDFSLLGIQVVGGAQTLLFLAFFASFAVKMPMWPVHTWLPDAHVQAPTAGSVVLAAILLKMGGYGFLRFSLPMFPIGADTMACFVLWMSAIAIVYTSLVALVQEDMKKLIAYSSVAHMGYVTAGIFSLNQQGLDGAIFQMLSHGFISGALFLCVGVIYDRMHTREISAYGGLVNRMPAYALIFMFFTMANVGLPGTSGFVGEFLTLVGMFKANTWVALVATSGVIFSAAYALYLYRRVVFGDLIKESLKSITEMNAREKAIFAPLVFMTLLLGVYPSLVTDIIGPSVEALLTNFHAAVPADAAEMAQAAAH, from the coding sequence ATGAACAACCTGCTTTCCATCATCACCTTCCTGCCGCTGGTCGCGGCGGTGATCCTCGCGCTGTTCCTGCGCGGAGATGACGAAGCGGCCGGGCGCAACGCGAAATACCTTGCGCTGGCAGCGACGGTTGCAACCTTCCTTTTCTCGCTTTTGGTGCTCATCGGGTTTGATTCTGCTGACACCGGCTTCCAGTTCGTGGAAGAGGGCGAGTGGATCATGGGCCTGAAGTACAAGATGGGTGTCGACGGGATCTCGGTCCTGTTCGTGATGCTCACCACCTTCATGATGCCGCTGACCATCTGGGCCAGCTGGGGTGTTACGTCCCGCGTGAAGGAATACATGATTGCCTTCCTGCTGCTCGAGACCCTGATGCTGGGCGTCTTCATGGCACTGGATCTGGTGCTGTTCTACCTGTTCTTCGAAGCAGGTCTGATCCCGATGTTCCTGATCATCGGTATCTGGGGCGGCAAAGAGCGCATCTATGCGTCCTTCAAGTTCTTCCTCTATACGTTCCTTGGCTCGGTCCTGATGTTGGTTGCGATGATCTATATGTTCGTCGACGCAGGCACGACGGATATTCCGACCCTGATGAACCACAGCTTCGGCTCGGAAGACTTCAGCCTACTGGGCATTCAGGTCGTGGGCGGCGCTCAGACGCTGCTGTTCCTGGCCTTCTTCGCAAGCTTCGCGGTCAAGATGCCGATGTGGCCGGTGCACACCTGGTTGCCTGATGCACACGTTCAGGCCCCGACCGCTGGTTCGGTTGTTCTGGCTGCGATCCTGTTGAAAATGGGTGGCTATGGCTTCCTGCGGTTCTCGCTTCCGATGTTCCCCATTGGGGCAGACACGATGGCCTGCTTTGTCCTGTGGATGTCGGCGATCGCCATTGTTTACACCTCGCTAGTGGCGCTGGTTCAGGAAGACATGAAAAAGCTGATCGCGTATTCGTCGGTTGCTCACATGGGCTATGTCACTGCCGGTATCTTCTCGTTGAACCAACAAGGTTTGGACGGCGCGATCTTCCAGATGCTGAGCCACGGCTTCATCTCGGGCGCGCTCTTCCTGTGTGTTGGCGTGATCTATGACCGTATGCACACCCGCGAGATCTCGGCCTATGGCGGCCTTGTGAACCGGATGCCAGCTTACGCGCTGATCTTCATGTTCTTCACCATGGCAAACGTAGGCCTGCCGGGCACTTCGGGTTTCGTCGGTGAATTCCTGACGCTGGTCGGCATGTTCAAAGCCAACACCTGGGTAGCTCTGGTTGCGACCTCGGGCGTGATCTTCTCGGCCGCTTACGCGCTTTACCTTTACCGTCGTGTCGTCTTTGGCGACCTGATCAAGGAAAGCCTGAAGTCGATCACCGAGATGAACGCACGCGAGAAAGCAATCTTCGCACCGCTCGTCTTCATGACCCTGCTTCTGGGTGTCTACCCGTCGCTGGTCACGGACATCATTGGCCCCTCGGTCGAGGCGCTTCTGACCAATTTCCACGCCGCCGTTCCTGCAGATGCTGCAGAGATGGCTCAGGCCGCAGCGCATTAA
- the nuoI gene encoding NADH-quinone oxidoreductase subunit NuoI — MAFDYARATKYFLLMDFMKGFQLGLKYFFAKKATINYPFEKGPLSPRFRGEHALRRYPNGEERCIACKLCEAICPAQAITIDAEPREDGSRRTTRYDIDMTKCIYCGFCQEACPVDAVVEGPNFEFATETREELFYDKAKLLENGERWEAEIARNIELDAPYR, encoded by the coding sequence ATGGCATTCGATTACGCACGCGCAACGAAATACTTCCTGCTGATGGACTTTATGAAAGGGTTCCAGCTGGGCCTGAAGTATTTCTTCGCCAAGAAGGCAACGATCAACTACCCGTTTGAGAAGGGCCCGCTGTCCCCGCGTTTCCGCGGCGAACACGCACTGCGCCGTTATCCGAACGGGGAAGAGCGTTGCATCGCCTGTAAACTGTGCGAGGCTATCTGCCCCGCGCAAGCGATCACCATCGACGCGGAACCCCGCGAAGACGGATCGCGCCGCACCACGCGCTATGACATCGACATGACCAAATGCATCTATTGCGGTTTCTGCCAGGAAGCTTGCCCGGTGGATGCGGTCGTCGAAGGTCCGAATTTCGAGTTCGCGACGGAAACCCGCGAAGAGCTGTTCTATGACAAGGCAAAACTGCTTGAGAACGGCGAACGCTGGGAAGCCGAGATCGCGCGCAACATCGAACTTGACGCGCCTTACCGCTGA
- a CDS encoding NADH-quinone oxidoreductase subunit J, with product MSVADFAFYLFAMTTVVGGFFTVMARNPVHSVLWLITAFIGATGLFVLLGAEFVAMLLMIVYVGAVAVLFLFVVMMLDVDFAALKAEMSKSLPLALLIGVILLMELGTIFGVWQFADGAEAARAAVTPALDVAHNTEALGQILYTQYILLFQLAGLILLVAMIGAIVLTLRHRTNVKRQNVMAQMHRDPAKAMEIIDVKPGQGL from the coding sequence ATGAGCGTTGCCGATTTCGCCTTTTACCTCTTTGCCATGACCACCGTGGTCGGCGGGTTCTTTACCGTGATGGCAAGAAACCCCGTCCACTCGGTCCTGTGGCTGATCACTGCCTTCATCGGCGCAACGGGCCTGTTTGTCCTGCTGGGCGCCGAGTTCGTGGCGATGCTTCTGATGATCGTCTATGTGGGCGCGGTTGCGGTGCTGTTCCTGTTCGTCGTCATGATGCTGGATGTGGACTTCGCGGCCCTGAAGGCCGAGATGTCGAAGTCTCTACCGCTGGCGCTCTTGATCGGGGTCATCCTGCTGATGGAACTGGGCACGATCTTCGGCGTTTGGCAGTTTGCTGACGGGGCCGAGGCCGCACGCGCAGCCGTCACCCCCGCGCTGGATGTGGCTCATAACACCGAAGCTCTGGGGCAGATCCTCTACACCCAATACATTCTGCTTTTCCAGTTGGCTGGTTTGATCCTGCTGGTCGCCATGATCGGCGCCATCGTCCTGACCTTGCGCCACCGTACGAATGTGAAGCGCCAGAACGTAATGGCCCAGATGCACCGCGACCCGGCCAAAGCGATGGAGATCATCGACGTGAAACCGGGGCAGGGGCTTTAA
- the nuoL gene encoding NADH-quinone oxidoreductase subunit L, producing the protein MVQFILFAPLIGALIAGFGHRFIGDKGAQILTTALLFWSAFLSWITFLGLGSETQIIHLMDWVQSGSLSVDWSIRLDRLTAIMLIVVTSVSSLVHLYSMGYMAHDPQFEGESYRPRFFAYLSFFTFTMLMLVTSDNLLQMFFGWEGVGVASYLLIGFYYKKPSANAAAIKAFVVNRVGDFGFALGIFGLFYMTDSIRFDDVFAAAPALAETNLHFLWRDWNAANLLAFLLFVGAMGKSAQLILHTWLPDAMEGPTPVSALIHAATMVTAGVFLVCRMSPLMEYAPEATNFIVFLGATTAFFAATVGLVQNDIKRVIAYSTCSQLGYMFVAAGVGVYSVAMFHLFTHAFFKAMLFLGAGSVIHGMHHEQDMRNYGNLRKKLPITFWAMMIGTLAITGVGIPLTTIGFAGFLSKDAVIESAYAGTQGGYAFWMLVIAALFTSFYSWRLMFMTFYGKARGDKHTHEHAHESPLVMTIPLGILALGAIFSGMIWYGSFFGDHHKVNHFFGIESHAEADAGHGDAAVTHDDDHAADTHSDEGHATDEAHAETMADPAHAPVAAAHHGEAPKGAIFMAADNHVMDEAHHAPKWVKVSPFVAMIIGFVTAYWFYIVNPSLPKRLAATFPLVYNFLLNKWYFDEIYDILFVKPAFAIGRFLWKRGDGNVIDGFLNGVAMGVVPWFTKMAGRAQTGYVFSYAFAMVLGIVALVTIMIIFSGGAH; encoded by the coding sequence ATGGTACAGTTCATCCTTTTTGCCCCGCTGATTGGCGCGTTGATCGCTGGCTTTGGCCACCGCTTCATCGGAGACAAGGGCGCGCAGATCCTGACGACAGCCCTGCTGTTCTGGTCGGCGTTCCTGTCCTGGATCACTTTCCTTGGTCTTGGGTCCGAGACACAGATCATTCACCTGATGGATTGGGTGCAGTCGGGCAGCCTGTCGGTTGATTGGTCGATCCGTCTGGACCGTCTGACCGCGATCATGTTGATCGTCGTGACCTCGGTCTCGTCGCTGGTTCACCTTTATTCGATGGGCTATATGGCCCATGATCCGCAGTTCGAGGGCGAAAGCTATCGCCCCCGTTTCTTCGCCTATCTCTCCTTCTTTACCTTCACCATGTTGATGCTGGTGACCTCGGACAACCTGCTGCAGATGTTCTTCGGCTGGGAAGGTGTGGGTGTGGCCTCGTATCTGCTGATCGGCTTTTACTATAAGAAGCCCTCGGCCAACGCGGCGGCGATCAAAGCCTTCGTGGTCAACCGTGTGGGTGACTTTGGCTTCGCGCTGGGGATCTTCGGCCTGTTCTACATGACCGACAGCATCCGCTTTGACGATGTATTCGCAGCAGCGCCTGCGCTGGCGGAAACCAACCTCCACTTCCTGTGGCGTGACTGGAACGCGGCGAACCTGCTGGCCTTCTTGCTGTTCGTCGGTGCGATGGGTAAATCGGCGCAGCTGATCCTGCACACCTGGCTTCCGGATGCGATGGAAGGCCCGACCCCTGTGTCGGCTCTGATCCACGCTGCAACCATGGTGACTGCGGGTGTCTTCCTTGTCTGCCGCATGTCGCCCCTGATGGAATACGCCCCCGAGGCCACAAACTTCATCGTCTTCCTTGGCGCCACCACCGCGTTCTTCGCGGCGACTGTGGGCCTTGTGCAGAACGACATCAAACGCGTGATCGCATATTCGACCTGTTCGCAGCTGGGCTACATGTTCGTGGCTGCGGGCGTCGGCGTCTACTCGGTCGCTATGTTCCACCTGTTCACCCACGCTTTCTTCAAGGCGATGCTGTTCCTTGGGGCCGGTTCGGTCATCCACGGAATGCATCACGAACAGGACATGCGGAACTACGGTAACCTGCGTAAGAAGCTGCCCATTACTTTCTGGGCGATGATGATCGGTACGCTGGCCATCACCGGTGTCGGCATCCCGCTGACCACCATCGGCTTTGCGGGCTTCCTGTCGAAAGACGCAGTAATCGAGAGCGCTTATGCTGGCACCCAAGGCGGATATGCCTTCTGGATGCTGGTCATCGCGGCGCTGTTCACCAGCTTCTACAGCTGGCGCCTGATGTTCATGACGTTCTACGGCAAGGCACGCGGCGACAAGCATACGCATGAGCACGCACATGAAAGCCCGCTGGTTATGACCATCCCGCTGGGTATTCTGGCGTTGGGTGCGATCTTCTCTGGCATGATCTGGTACGGCTCGTTCTTTGGCGATCACCACAAGGTCAACCACTTCTTCGGGATCGAAAGCCACGCGGAGGCGGATGCCGGTCACGGTGACGCTGCTGTCACACATGACGATGATCATGCGGCAGACACGCATTCCGACGAAGGTCATGCCACGGACGAGGCACATGCCGAAACCATGGCAGATCCGGCGCATGCGCCTGTCGCTGCTGCCCATCACGGAGAGGCCCCGAAAGGCGCGATCTTCATGGCAGCCGATAACCATGTCATGGACGAGGCTCACCACGCTCCGAAGTGGGTGAAAGTGTCGCCCTTCGTTGCGATGATCATCGGTTTCGTCACGGCCTATTGGTTCTACATTGTGAACCCGTCGCTGCCCAAACGCCTCGCGGCCACATTCCCGCTGGTCTACAACTTCCTGCTGAACAAATGGTACTTCGACGAGATCTACGACATCCTTTTCGTCAAGCCTGCCTTTGCGATCGGACGGTTCTTGTGGAAACGCGGTGACGGCAACGTGATTGACGGCTTCCTGAATGGAGTGGCGATGGGCGTCGTGCCTTGGTTCACCAAAATGGCGGGCCGTGCACAGACCGGTTACGTCTTCTCTTATGCCTTCGCGATGGTCCTTGGCATCGTCGCTCTGGTGACAATCATGATTATCTTCAGCGGTGGAGCGCACTAA
- the nuoK gene encoding NADH-quinone oxidoreductase subunit NuoK produces MVGLEHYLAVGAALFVIGIFGLFLNRKNVIILLMSIELMLLSVNINLVAFSSYLGDLTGQVFTLFVLTVAAAEAAIGLAILVSFFRNRGTIAVEDVNVMKG; encoded by the coding sequence ATGGTAGGTCTTGAACACTATCTCGCAGTTGGTGCGGCGCTGTTCGTCATCGGCATTTTCGGGCTCTTCCTGAACCGTAAGAACGTCATCATTTTGCTGATGTCGATCGAACTGATGCTTCTTTCCGTGAACATCAACCTCGTCGCCTTTTCGTCCTATCTGGGCGATCTGACGGGGCAGGTCTTCACGCTCTTTGTACTGACTGTGGCCGCTGCTGAAGCCGCCATTGGTCTGGCGATCCTTGTCAGCTTCTTCCGCAACCGCGGCACGATTGCTGTCGAAGATGTCAACGTGATGAAAGGCTAA
- a CDS encoding carboxymuconolactone decarboxylase family protein has protein sequence MDDFSKKYAEMVEQGTLMLRAFNPALEKFVPEGLDKLMPTMPKDMMDMMFGNTFNKDGLDSKTRMLVGLAGLVAAGAQAGPQLKVTVRHALEAGATEKEIAEVIYQMSMLGGLPAMNRALEEANAVFAENEEGNA, from the coding sequence ATGGACGACTTTTCTAAGAAATACGCTGAAATGGTGGAGCAGGGCACGCTGATGCTCCGCGCCTTCAACCCTGCGCTCGAGAAGTTCGTTCCCGAGGGTCTGGACAAGCTGATGCCCACCATGCCGAAAGACATGATGGACATGATGTTCGGCAATACCTTCAACAAAGACGGGCTGGATTCAAAAACCCGTATGTTGGTGGGCCTTGCCGGGCTTGTCGCAGCCGGCGCGCAAGCCGGACCTCAGCTGAAAGTGACCGTGCGCCATGCTTTGGAAGCGGGTGCCACCGAAAAAGAGATCGCGGAAGTGATCTATCAAATGTCCATGTTGGGCGGCCTGCCGGCGATGAACCGGGCGCTTGAAGAAGCAAATGCCGTCTTTGCCGAAAACGAGGAGGGGAACGCATGA
- the nuoH gene encoding NADH-quinone oxidoreductase subunit NuoH, whose product MYEFFTTTNLGIALLIIGQCLLIVVPLLVALAFLLYFDRKVWAAVQLRKGPNVVGAFGVLQSFADFLKYVLKEIVVPAGADRFVFMLAPLLSFVLAMVAWAVIPFNDDWVLADVNVAILFVFAVSSLEVYGVIMGGWASNSKYPFLGSLRSAAQMISYEVSIGLIIIGVIISTGSMNFGDIVNAQDGAGLLSWYWLPHFPMVFLFLISALAETNRPPFDLPEAESELVAGYQVEYSSTPFLLFMIGEYVAIVLMCTLISILFFGGWLSPVEALPDGILWLFAKIFFFFFVFSMVKAITPRYRYDQLMRIGWKVFLPLSLGWVVLVAFFAQYGAFWGAYARWTVGG is encoded by the coding sequence ATGTATGAATTCTTCACCACAACAAACTTAGGCATCGCGCTTTTGATCATTGGTCAGTGTCTGCTGATCGTGGTTCCGCTTTTGGTGGCGCTGGCCTTTCTGCTCTATTTCGACCGCAAGGTCTGGGCAGCCGTTCAGCTGCGCAAAGGTCCCAACGTTGTTGGGGCTTTCGGCGTGCTGCAATCCTTTGCGGACTTCCTGAAATACGTGCTGAAGGAAATCGTGGTGCCTGCGGGCGCGGACCGGTTTGTCTTCATGCTGGCACCGCTGCTCAGCTTCGTCTTGGCGATGGTCGCCTGGGCGGTGATCCCGTTCAACGATGACTGGGTGCTGGCCGATGTGAACGTGGCGATCCTGTTCGTTTTCGCGGTCTCCTCGCTTGAGGTGTACGGCGTGATCATGGGTGGTTGGGCGTCGAACTCGAAATATCCGTTCCTTGGCTCGCTGCGCTCGGCGGCACAGATGATTTCCTACGAAGTCTCGATCGGTCTGATCATCATCGGTGTGATCATCTCGACCGGGTCGATGAACTTCGGCGACATCGTGAACGCGCAAGACGGCGCAGGGCTGCTTAGCTGGTACTGGCTGCCGCACTTCCCGATGGTCTTCCTGTTTCTGATCTCGGCATTGGCGGAAACAAACCGCCCACCGTTTGACCTTCCGGAAGCGGAATCGGAACTCGTCGCGGGTTACCAGGTTGAATACTCGTCGACCCCGTTCCTGCTGTTCATGATCGGCGAATATGTGGCCATCGTTCTGATGTGTACGCTGATCTCGATCCTGTTCTTCGGCGGCTGGCTGTCGCCGGTCGAGGCCCTGCCGGATGGTATCCTGTGGCTGTTTGCGAAGATCTTCTTCTTCTTCTTCGTCTTCTCAATGGTGAAAGCCATCACGCCGCGCTATCGCTATGACCAACTGATGCGCATTGGCTGGAAAGTCTTCCTGCCGCTGTCGCTGGGCTGGGTCGTTCTGGTCGCATTCTTCGCCCAATACGGGGCATTCTGGGGCGCTTATGCCCGCTGGACCGTGGGGGGCTGA
- a CDS encoding type III pantothenate kinase, with protein MLLAIDCGNTNTVFSIWDGEKFLCTLRTSTHHSRTADAYFTWFSTLISHYKIDPDITGVVVSSTVPRVVWNLRVFADRFFGCRPLVVGRPDCLLPVAPRVDQGTTPGPDRLANAVAAFESYGGDCMVVDFGTATNIDVVAHDGAYIGGVIAPGVNLSLEALHQGAAALPHVDVTQPEKVIGTNTVGCIQSGIFWGYVGLVQGLVQKIKDEYGLTMKVIGTGGLAPLFEQGAHLYDEIDHDLTMHGLVRIYDYNKEQGNI; from the coding sequence ATGCTTTTGGCCATTGATTGCGGCAACACGAACACCGTTTTCTCGATCTGGGATGGCGAGAAATTCCTGTGCACGCTCAGGACCTCGACCCACCATTCGCGCACGGCGGATGCTTATTTCACGTGGTTCTCGACGCTGATCAGCCACTATAAGATCGACCCGGACATCACCGGCGTGGTGGTCAGCTCGACTGTGCCACGCGTGGTGTGGAACCTGCGTGTCTTTGCGGATCGTTTCTTTGGTTGCCGCCCGCTTGTCGTTGGCAGGCCGGATTGTCTTCTGCCAGTAGCCCCTCGTGTTGATCAGGGGACCACACCGGGGCCGGACCGTTTGGCCAACGCAGTGGCCGCGTTTGAAAGCTATGGCGGCGACTGCATGGTCGTGGATTTCGGCACCGCCACGAATATTGATGTGGTGGCGCATGACGGTGCCTATATCGGAGGTGTGATCGCGCCGGGTGTAAACCTGTCGCTTGAAGCTTTGCACCAAGGGGCGGCGGCACTGCCCCATGTCGACGTGACCCAGCCCGAAAAGGTCATTGGAACCAACACTGTGGGCTGCATCCAATCTGGTATCTTCTGGGGCTATGTGGGCCTGGTGCAGGGATTGGTGCAGAAAATCAAAGACGAATACGGCCTTACAATGAAGGTCATCGGAACAGGAGGGCTGGCGCCGCTCTTTGAACAAGGCGCCCATCTATATGACGAGATCGATCATGATCTGACCATGCACGGGCTTGTGCGCATCTATGACTACAACAAGGAACAGGGCAACATATGA
- the nuoN gene encoding NADH-quinone oxidoreductase subunit NuoN → MSSVDIQTVLPELILAVYAMVALLGAVYTSKDALAKPITWITGAVMVVVALMVAGGDGNTAAFGGMFLDDAYSRFAKVAILLAAAAVLVMGEATMSRRGLLKFEYPILITLGTVGMLVMVSAGDLMTLYMGLELQSLSLYVVASLNRDSVKSTEAGLKYFVLGALSSGLLLYGSSLVYGYSGTTLFSGIIEAANHGQVGLGMLIGLVFVTAGLAFKVSAVPFHMWTPDVYEGAPTPVTAFFATAPKLAAMGLFARVLFDAFGQAVGDWQQIIALLAVLSMFLGAFAAIGQTNIKRLMAYSSIAHMGFALLGLAAGSEYGVQAMLLYMAVYLTMNIGTFAFIMSMERDGRAVTDIASLNQFAVNDKLKGLAMLILLFSLAGVPPMLGFFAKYGVLVAAVQAGMAWLAVAGVIASVIGAFYYLRIVYFMYFGAEGEGVELNMSPAAWAALMGSAAIILLGVVNFFGIEGAAAAAAEALVK, encoded by the coding sequence ATGAGCTCTGTTGATATTCAAACGGTTCTGCCTGAGCTGATCCTTGCGGTCTATGCGATGGTGGCGCTTCTGGGCGCGGTCTATACATCGAAGGACGCGCTGGCCAAACCGATCACCTGGATCACCGGCGCCGTGATGGTTGTCGTGGCCCTGATGGTCGCCGGCGGAGACGGAAACACCGCTGCCTTCGGCGGTATGTTCCTGGACGACGCTTATTCGCGGTTCGCCAAGGTTGCGATCTTGCTGGCCGCAGCTGCTGTGTTGGTCATGGGCGAGGCGACCATGTCGCGTCGTGGTCTGCTGAAATTCGAATACCCCATTCTGATCACGCTGGGAACAGTTGGCATGTTGGTCATGGTTTCGGCTGGCGATCTGATGACGCTGTATATGGGCCTCGAGCTTCAGTCGTTGTCGCTCTATGTCGTCGCCTCGTTGAATCGAGACAGCGTGAAGTCGACCGAAGCCGGTCTGAAATACTTCGTGCTGGGTGCTCTGTCGTCAGGCCTTCTGCTCTACGGTTCGTCGTTGGTATATGGCTATTCGGGTACGACGTTGTTCTCGGGCATCATAGAAGCCGCGAACCACGGTCAGGTTGGCCTCGGAATGCTGATCGGTCTGGTCTTCGTGACTGCCGGTCTGGCTTTCAAGGTTTCGGCCGTGCCGTTCCACATGTGGACGCCGGACGTCTATGAAGGCGCGCCGACCCCGGTCACCGCCTTCTTCGCCACAGCGCCGAAACTGGCCGCAATGGGCCTGTTTGCCCGCGTTCTGTTTGACGCTTTCGGTCAAGCCGTAGGCGACTGGCAGCAGATCATCGCGCTTCTGGCCGTACTGTCGATGTTCCTTGGCGCGTTCGCTGCGATTGGTCAAACCAACATCAAGCGTCTGATGGCGTATTCGTCCATTGCGCATATGGGCTTCGCCCTGCTGGGTCTTGCCGCGGGCAGTGAGTATGGCGTTCAGGCCATGCTGCTTTACATGGCTGTCTATCTGACCATGAACATCGGCACCTTCGCTTTCATCATGTCGATGGAGCGTGATGGTCGCGCGGTCACCGACATCGCGTCGCTAAACCAGTTTGCCGTGAACGACAAGCTGAAGGGTCTGGCCATGCTGATCCTGCTGTTCTCGCTGGCCGGTGTGCCGCCGATGCTTGGCTTCTTTGCCAAATATGGTGTTCTTGTCGCGGCCGTTCAGGCCGGAATGGCGTGGTTGGCTGTGGCTGGTGTGATCGCATCCGTCATCGGTGCCTTCTATTACCTGCGTATCGTCTACTTCATGTATTTCGGTGCGGAAGGTGAGGGCGTCGAGCTGAATATGTCGCCTGCAGCATGGGCCGCCCTGATGGGATCGGCTGCGATCATCCTGCTGGGTGTTGTAAACTTCTTCGGCATCGAAGGAGCCGCAGCAGCGGCGGCAGAAGCTCTTGTCAAATAA
- a CDS encoding biotin--[acetyl-CoA-carboxylase] ligase: protein MPHWPEGVEKRILASVDSTNEEARRIAPGLLGPAWVLALKQTAGRGRRGRPWAAPRGHFSATLVMRPNETPDKVALRSFVASLALYDAFAAATGRTSGLSLKWPNDVLLNGGKVAGILLESAGLAGGQVSHIAIGIGVNLIDAPQTEQVEATALAPVSLAGETGVQLTPEEFLGFLAPAYQHYETQFTTYGFEPIREAWLARAARLGEVITARTTRDEYVGRFETVDAQGNLVLSTAKSREVIPAAEIFF from the coding sequence CTGCCCCATTGGCCCGAAGGTGTTGAAAAGCGCATTCTGGCCAGTGTGGACAGCACAAACGAAGAGGCCCGGCGTATCGCGCCGGGCCTTTTGGGCCCCGCATGGGTGCTGGCGCTAAAGCAGACTGCTGGGCGCGGGCGCCGGGGCCGGCCTTGGGCCGCGCCGCGCGGCCACTTCTCGGCCACGCTGGTTATGCGTCCGAATGAGACTCCAGATAAGGTTGCGCTGCGCAGCTTTGTGGCGTCCTTGGCGCTTTATGATGCGTTTGCCGCAGCTACCGGACGTACAAGTGGGCTTTCGCTAAAATGGCCCAATGATGTGCTGCTGAATGGTGGCAAGGTTGCGGGCATCCTTCTAGAAAGCGCAGGCTTGGCCGGTGGACAGGTCAGCCACATCGCCATCGGGATCGGTGTGAATCTGATCGACGCGCCACAAACAGAACAGGTCGAAGCCACCGCCTTGGCCCCAGTCAGTCTGGCGGGCGAAACGGGTGTGCAGCTTACCCCTGAAGAGTTTCTGGGTTTTCTGGCCCCTGCTTACCAGCATTATGAAACCCAATTTACCACCTATGGGTTCGAGCCAATTCGCGAGGCTTGGCTGGCCCGCGCCGCCCGTCTGGGCGAGGTCATCACAGCCCGCACCACCCGCGACGAATACGTGGGACGATTTGAAACAGTAGACGCGCAGGGCAACCTTGTCCTATCAACAGCAAAATCCCGCGAGGTCATCCCCGCGGCAGAGATCTTTTTCTGA